One stretch of Plasmodium yoelii strain 17X genome assembly, chromosome: 5 DNA includes these proteins:
- a CDS encoding methyltransferase, putative: MYYVKKYEHKILGDTLRFLGFTINWGIHENGYWLTNLNYSFDYILSNLIIKYFKGKNIKTVLDIGCGHGYYVNELNFHKIWAAGIDGNHKLVSSLNNERIYSLDVTDKNFIHKIMNKINNSIKVENEKGNKLLEKTKVINKNIHIPQKILTFDYVLCLNVGEYIPKKKEKIFLENLDRINNKGIIISWDIPGTFNIGTINEKSGEELIEIFMNDYNYKYDEKNSKLIRENCNNKSFKRCLYIFEKKNMYIPSL; encoded by the exons atgtattatgtaaaaaaatatgaacacaAAATATTGGGAGATACACTTCGATTTTTAGGTTTCACAATTAATTGGGGAATTCATGAAAATGGTTATTGGCTAACAAATCTTAATTATTCGtttgattatattttatctaatttaattataaaatattttaaagggaaaa atatAAAAACAGTTTTAGATATTGGGTGTGGACATGGATATTATGTGAATGAATTAAATTTCCATAAAATATGGGCTGCTGGAATAGATGGGAATCACAAACTTGTTAGTTCGCTGAACAATG AGAGGATATATAGCCTTGATGTAActgataaaaattttatccacaaaattatgaacaaaataaataattcaatAAAAGTGGAAAATGAGAAAGGAAACAAATTATTAGAAAAGACAAaagttataaataaaaatatccaTATCcctcaaaaaatattaacatttgATTATGTGTTATGTTTAAATGTTGGGGAATATATTCCAAAG aaaaaggaaaaaatatttcttgaAAATCTTGATCGTATTAATAACAAGGGAATAATAATTTCATGGGATATACCCGGAACATTTAATATAGGAACCATTAATGAAAAAAGTGGAGAAGAATTAATAGAAATATTTATGAAcgattataattataaatatgatgaaaaaaatagtaagTTGATTAGAgaaaattgtaataataaatcttttaaaaggtgtttgtatatttttgaaaaaaaaaatatgtacattcCGTCTTTGTGA
- a CDS encoding AP-4 complex subunit sigma, putative translates to MIEFILMVNKQGQTRLSQYYNNLSIEEKTILEGELIRKCLSRVDYQCSFLQFREYKIIYRRYASLYLIVGVTNQDVNEFAILEMIHNIIEILDKYYENVCELDIMFNIDKTHFIIDEIICNGEICDMNKNNVLKPIILMDKYSLKI, encoded by the exons atgatagaaTTTATTTTGATGGTTAACAAACAAGGTCAAACCCGACTTAGCCAATATTATAACAATTTAAGTATTGaagaaaaaacaatattagaAGGAGAATTAATCCGAAAATGTTTATCCAGAGTAGATTATCAATGCTCTTTTTTGCAATTTagagaatataaaattatatacagaAG ATATGCCAGCCTATACTTAATCGTAGGAGTCACCAACCAAGATGTTAATGAATTTGCTATCCTTGAAATGATACACAATATAATTGAGattttagataaatattatgaaaacGTATGTGAACTTGATATTATGTTTAACATAGATAaaacacattttattattgatGAAATTATATGTAATGGTGAAATATGtgatatgaataaaaataatgttttaaaaCCGATAATACTAATGGATAAATATTcactaaaaatataa
- a CDS encoding BSD-domain protein, putative yields MGNKQGKRKKYELCEIQYEKEFEVKPPWNELIIWGLEDLNANLNIVIIKNIIEEIKDITANEETFFNTTEGYTIGGFMFDNKYVTWASFLLKEITSLKKVRYNIVPKLISEDEFWLKYFSTIKMIIVKQAFESKKI; encoded by the exons atggGGAATAAACAGgggaaaagaaaaaaatatgaactaTGTGAAATTCAGTACGAAAAAG AATTTGAAGTAAAACCCCCATGGAATGAACTTATTATATGGGGACTTGAAGATTTAAACGCAAACTTAAATATagttataattaaaaatataattgaagaaataaaagatataacAGCAAATGAGGAAACATTTTTTAACACAACTGAAGGATATACTATAGGAGGTTTTATGTTTGACAATAAATATGTTACATGggcatcatttttattaaaagaaattaCAAGCTTAAAAAAAGTGAGATATAATATTGTACCTAAATTAATTAGCGAAGATGAATTTTggctaaaatatttttcaactataaaaatgataatagtCAAACAGGCGTTTGAAAGTAAGAAGATATGA
- a CDS encoding apical asparagine-rich protein AARP, putative produces MKKMWSKKIINLFIFCTFYYSIGQISSRENETKVNVLNRMGRKHGNLKKINPHNNIKENVTDDYNFDKKESFIFLSQKSKEDNSNDDEEDDEEDEDHDQEHDQEHDHDQEHDHENSDDNNDKAKKNESTQPLKEALPPPPPPVVPPPPPMTPSSIAGHVVSNVFQAGLKLIGIP; encoded by the coding sequence atgaaaaaaatgtggtcgaaaaaaattattaatctatttatattttgtaccttttattattccattgGTCAAATTAGTTCAAGAGAAAATGAAACTAAAGTTAATGTATTAAATAGAATGGGTCGTAAACATgggaatttaaaaaaaataaacccTCACAATAATATAAAGGAAAATGTAACAGATGATTACAATTTTGATAAGAAAGaatctttcatttttttaagtcAAAAATCAAAAGAAGATAATTCTAATGATGATGAGGAAGACGATGAAGAAGATGAAGATCACGATCAAGAGCATGACCAAGAACATGATCATGATCAGGAACACGATCATGAAAAtagtgatgataataatgataaagctaaaaaaaacGAATCTACACAACCCCTCAAAGAAGCTTTGCCTCCTCCCCCTCCACCAGTAGTTCCGCCTCCACCTCCTATGACACCATCAAGTATTGCGGGACATGTTGTATCAAATGTTTTCCAGGCTGGATTGAAATTAATAGGTATTCcataa
- a CDS encoding glideosome associated protein with multiple membrane spans 2, putative, with protein MYSYGMEGDDTYLPQVQYPSPYENQYQDEESPSPRGESHTPFIGYFSSHLLRTGFLLQCLSLILMFVFYWAFGGTGIFIFDLYAGPECVKVSSAFHLTISVLMSIYLLGTLYIAMFQVFVADNSKWCRGFRAGSKLLSAAVTLDLLSSILRLVQYLYAYFYMNMRWWARYQQTKSDWTLLHFGSIVHSFSLFIYGAAFFYMEAYHDEGTYEELAWSNLTLFKLAGLAELLMVFSGFGAFFSILLLGAIMCATVWAFSFEPLLEKWSPELHSRDINADVLPEIKHDDENCGYNEENMYEPYNGNPESMEYNEEMIKQNGNEKYINGNSNFYEHNNGIPTTYDYSQIEGQVKQNAEMGVSENKYNIGQY; from the exons ATGTATTCATACGGTATGGAAGGAGATGATACTTATTTACCCCAAGTTCAGTATCCATCTCCATATGAAAATCAATATCAAGATGAAGAATCACCAAGCCCAAGAGGAGAAAGCCATACACCTTTCATAGGATATTTTAGTTCGCATTTATTAAGAACAGGGTTTCTTTTACAATGtttatcattaatattaatgtttgtattttattgGGCATTTGGAGGAACtggaatttttatatttgatttATATGCAGGACCAGAATGTGTTAAAGTATCAAGTGCATTCCATTTAACAATATCAGTTTTAATGTCGATATATTTATTAGGTACATTATATATAGCAATGTTTCAAGTTTTTGTAGCCGATAATAGTAAATGGTGTAGAGGGTTTAGAGCTGGATCTAAATTATTATCAGCAGCTGTTACTTTAGATCTTTTATCATCAATATTAAGATTAgttcaatatttatatgcatatttttatatgaatatgaGATGGTGGGCACGTTATCAACAAACAAAATCAGATTGGACTCTATTACATTTTGGAAGTATCGTACATAGCTTTTCACTATTTATTTACGGAGcagcatttttttatatggaGGCTTATCATGATGAGGGTACATATGAAGAGCTTGCATGGTCTAATTTGACTTTATTTAAGTTAGCTGGATTAGCAG AACTATTAATGGTGTTCTCTGGCTTTGGAGCCTTCTTTTCAATTCTTTTATTGGGAGCAATAATGTGTGCAACAGTTTGGGCCTTTTCTTTTGAGCCATTGTTAGAAAAATGGTCACCAGAATTACATAGCAGAGATATAAATGCTGATGTATTACCAGAAATAAAACATGATGACGAAAACTGTGGttataatgaagaaaatatgtACGAGCCATATAACGGTAATCCCGAAAGCATGgaatataatgaagaaatGATTAAACAGAATGGGAatgagaaatatataaatggaaATTCAAACTTTTATGAACATAATAATGGAATTCCAACAACTTATGATTATTCACAAATTGAGGGTCAAGTAAAACAAAATGCTGAAATGGGAGTTtctgaaaataaatataatattggccaatattaa